GCCTCCGACAACCGCTGGCTGCACCGCCCGGCGATGGACTGGGACAAGGCTGAGGAGCGCGCCGATTCGGCCACGCCCGCTGGACAGATGTACGCCGCCCTGCAACAGCTCATCCGCGCCCGCCAGCAACTGCCGCACCTGCATGCCAGCATCGAATCGCAGGTCGTCCGCAGCTCCAACGAACACACCCTGCTGCTGCGCCGGTCACACCCCCTGGGCCAGATGCTGGGCGTCTACAACTTCACGGGTGAGTTTCAGCCGCTGCCCGCCTGGGTGCTGCGCGAGGTGGTGGGCGACTTCCCGCGCGACGCCATCAGCGGCCACGAGTGGAATCTGACCAACGAGGAAGTGGCTCTGGAACCTTACGGAGCCTACTGGCTGATCGAGCAGCCGCGCTGAAATCGCCGTGCTGAGATCAAGGCCCACTCCGCTTTTTCAAAGTTCATTCGGGCGCAGACTGTCCAGCATGACCAGAAAATCCATCAAACTCCCCACCGCCGCCGCGCTGAAGCTGGCCCGAGACGCCGCCGAGCGCCTCGGCTCGCTGAGCAAAGACCCCACTGTCCGGCAGGAAGCCCTCAACGTGACCGACGCCTTGCAGCGCCTGCTGCGGGCGGTCAAGGGTTCCAAACCGCGCTGAACCCTGGAGTGCCGAGCCGCTAGAGTGGGCGCTATGCCCCTGCCCACCCAGCCGCACGCGAGCGCCGAATCCGCTGCCGAGACGGTCCAGGGCCGCAAGCTGCGCCACATCGAGGCGTGCCTGCGCCCCGAGAGCCAGTATCAGACAGTGACCACCGGGCTGGAGGGGGTCCGCTGGCCCTACTGCGCCCTGCCAGAACTCGATCTGGACGCGGTGGACCTCTCCACCCAGTTTCTCGGCAAGGCCCTCAGCGCGCCGGTCCTGATCGGGGCGATGACCGGCGGAGCGCGGCAGTCGGGCCGGATCAACCGCAATCTGGCGCTGGCCGCCCAGCGGCTCGGCCTGGGCCTGATGCTGGGCAGTCAGCGGGTGATGCTGGAAGACCCTTCCGCGCTGAGCAGCTTCCAGGTGCGCCCACACGCCCCCGACATTCTCTTGATCGGCAACCTGGGCGCGGCGCAGCTTCTCAAGGGCTACGGGGCCGCCGAGATCACGCGGGCCATTGAGTTGATCGGCGCGGACGCCCTGGCAATCCATGTCAATCCCCTGCAAGAAGCCCTGCAACACGGCGGCGACACCCACTGGGCCGGGCTGGCGGCGCGGCTGGGCGAGGTGGTGCCGGGTGTGCCTTACCCGCTGCTGCTCAAGGAAGTCGGGCATGGCCTGAGCGCCGGGGTGGCCCGCACGGTGGCGGCGGCAGGTTTTGCAGCGCTCGACGTGGCAGGCGCGGGCGGCACCAGTTGGGCGCGGGTGGAGGCGCTGGTCCGGTATGGCGAGGTCCGCAGCCCCGACCTATGCGAGATCGGCCTTCCGACGGCCCAGGCACTCCGCGAGGTCCGCGCCGCCGTGCCGCAGATGCCGCTGATCGCGTCAGGGGGCATCCGCACCGGGCTGGACGCCGCCAAGGCCTTGCTGCTGGGCGCGCAGGCGGTGGCAGTGGCCCGGCCCCTGCTCGCCCCCGCCCTGGAAAGCGCCGAGGCGGTGGAGGCGTGGCTGGAGCAGTTCATTCACGAATTGCGCGTGGCCTTGTTCGTGGGGGGTTTTGCGGATGTGGCCGCCGCGCAGCGTTGACCGGGGGCCGGAACTGCCGGGCCGGGACATCGCCACGCCAATGAAGATAATTTCGGGCGTAGATGGCGGCGAAGGCAGCGGCGCTCAGCAAGAATCCGTACTGCTGGGAGAGGAGAGCATAGACGATCCACAGCAGTTGACCGGCGAACCCCACCAGCCAGCCCCAGCGTTTGCCGGAGCCGCTGGCGTACAGCGCCGTGACGCCCAGAATCGGCAAAACCCAGGACCAGTACGGCCAGAGAGCGGCGTTCAAGGGTTGACCTCCTGCGCTGCAGCATAGAAGAAGAAGTGTTAAAACCGTGTCAAAGGTGCTGACGCCCCTGACAACTCTTCAATCTGCCGACTGGTTCTCTGCTGCCACGTTCGCTTGCTCGGCACAATATTTCTGGAGGTCATCACCTTGAATTCACTGACCTTCACTCTTGAACCCGCCAGCGCCGAAACCCTGGCGGATCTGCTCGCACTGCTGACCGACCGGGTGAAAGCGGCGGCGGGTCTCAGGGACTTGGAAGAGCGGCTCGCCGGGGGAAAGTTGGCGCTGGCTCAGACATTGATCCTGAGATCCGAGCGGGGCGTGGAGGGCAGCATCATTTTGCCCGACCATCCCCGCATTCCCCTCATACCGACTTACCGGGCGGACACGCCACCAGACGCGGTGACCACCCTGGCCCGCGCCCTTCGTGAGCGCGCCGCCCCGCAGCAACAGCTCCTGCTGACCAACGCCTGCGCGCCGCTGGAACCGGCCCCGCTGGAGGTTGCCGGGTGGCAGCTCGACAGTCAGTACATGACCTACGCCACCGATCTGTCCGCCCACCCTGCCCCACCCGATGCGCTGGCACAGGCGGTGGACGCGGATCGCCCTGATATCCGCGCCTTGCTGGAGCGTTTGGGCCGAGCAGAGTGGAGTTTCAAGGAAGACTGGACGCTGATCGCTCTGCCGGATGCCAGCGGCTCAATGGCCGCACTGGGCGCGGTTGGTCCCAGCGGACGCCCGGACTGGGCCAGCATCGATTTGATCGGTGTGCAGCCCCAGGCACGCGGACAGGGGCTGGGCACCCGCCTGCACGCCCACCTGCTGGGTCTGGCAGCGCAGGAGTTCGCTCATCACGGGGGCGGCACCGGGGCGGACAACCAGGCCATGCGCCGCATTTTTGCCAAGAGCGGGTCGCGTCATACCGATACGCAGATGTATTTTAAATTGGCCGAAAATTGAGATGGTTTCGCCGACTTGACCCGCGCGAATTACCGTCCAATACCAGAAATGACCAACAGCGCTCCAGCTGCGCCATAATCCACCCCCAGGCGTGGTTCTCCACCAAAAAGCCCGACTATTTTTGACAGCTTCCCCTCTGTTTCATCTTTACCAGAACGCTCTGAAGAGAAGCATCGTCTTCGTCGGGAACGACAGCCCCCTCCTGTAACTTTCCGCTTTCATCTAGCGCCCCGCCAGTGACCAGCTGCAAAGCGATGTCTTTTCTCAGAGGGATGGTCGTCTGATAGCCTACTGCCCCAAAGGTCGGCTCTCCATAGACCCGGTAATGCAGTTTCTTGAAAATCATTGCCATCATTTCGGCAGCGCTTTTCGTATTTTTATTGACAATCATCGCTATAGTTGAAGCGTTAGGCGCTTGGGTTCGGCTCCGTAATGCGATAACCCTGTCTTTACCGAAATTAATGCCCGAAGCATCAATACTGATCATTATCGGCTGGCCTTTCTTTTCCTCCAAAGCCAGAAGTTTGCCGTTTGGCAGCAGAGGTGAGAGTGCTGCAATGAGCTGATAAAGGTTTCCACCGTTGTTGTCTCTCAAATCGACAACCCAGGCGCAGGCTTCACCGTGATCTTCAAGAGCCGAGATTCCAGATTCGTAATAATCTTCCTGGGTCTGGTTCCCTATTTGATTTGGCACTTTCAGGTAGGCCACTCCATTCTCATCTTCCACAGAGAACCCACTGCTCCTGTCCAAAAGACTGGGGAGAGTGATCTGGAGAGGTTTACCTGTCCTTTGAAGAGTCAGGTTTACGCCAGAATCTGTAGTGAACTCTAGGATTCTATCCCCAATCTTCAGTTCAGTTGGAAATCTCTGACCCAGACCAGTCACCACGCCCAAGGAGTCTACTTTTAATTTGTATAAAACTGCCAATTGATAGAGATTCAGCTTTCTATCGCCCAGAATATAAAAACTGTGGTTATCGTTCAGCCTGAGCAGCATTTCGCCTAGATACGGCAAAACGTCTTGATCACTTTTCAGTTTCGCAGCGTTTCGGATCAGCTCCATTCGCTGGGCCTCCCAATCTACATTCCCCGACATCAGCGCCCTGGACTCTATAAGATTCAGGGTACTCAGGCCGAAAGATAACGGCGTCTGGGCAAAAGCGGCCGCACTGATGACCAATGCTGCCATCACGCCGAACGTCACCAGCGTTCTCTTGTTAGACATGTATTTCCTCTTGACTGTTGACGTTTCGTGCAAATTCATGATCGGTGGGTCTACCCTTCAAGCTGTAGAAACCTCCCGTAGCGCTCCAACTCAGCTGCTATCCCCTTTCGCAGCGCTGCCGTCTGCCGCACGCCCGGCATGCAGCCGAGGTCGCTGACCAGCTGACCCTGCTCGACTTTCAAATTGGCCCAGCCCACCGCCTTCTCATTCCAGAAAAGCGGCAGGGCGTAGTAGCCCATTACCCGCTTGGCGGGCGGCGTGTAGGCTTCAAATTTGTAGGCCCAGCCGTGCAGATGGGCGAAGCGGCGGCGATCCCACACCAGCGGATCGAAGGGCCCGACGATTCGCACGCCGGAGGGCGTGGGTGCGTCTTCCAGCAGTGTTTCCTCAGCCCAGACATACTTCACACCGTCCACCGTTGCGCTTACCAGCTCTTCTTTCAGAGCCGCCTGGAGAGCCACACGCAACTCCGCCTTGAGGTGCGGCAGGCCGTAGCCGCTCAGTGACAGCAGATACCTGAGACTGGCCTGGGGCAGCGGGCCGTAGAGCCGGGCCAACAGCCGAACGACGGCGCGGGTGCGTTCGGCCTCGGCCTGGGGCGCAGAGCGGAGGTCGTCCAGGTGCGTCGCGGGGCCATAGAGCCGCACGCCACCAACCCGCCGCGTCACCCGCAGGCGGCCCTGGTAGTGCAGGCCGTCCAGTGCCCGCGTGCTGGCGCTGCTCTGGCCGCCCCAGGCGTTGCCCACCCGCGCCGCACCGAAGTGCCGCTGCACCTCACGGGGATGAATCTCGCCGCCGGGGTGGGCCTGCACGAACGCCAACACTTCGGCACTCAGCCCCGGCGCGTGCCCCTCGATATGCAGCGGCGCGACCTCGCGCGGATGCAGCGCCGCCTGCACGCTTCTGGGGACGAAGCCGTAATTGGGCAGCATATCCTCTTCCACGTCCAGCACCGGGTAAAGCCGCTCCAGGTCACCCGCTCGGTAGCCCGCCACCCGCTGCATCAGCGTCAGGTCCTGGGCACGGGCGGGAGCACGTATCGGGTCGGCCTGCACGAAGCCCATCTCGCTGAGGGCCGTCTGAATGTCAGGCTGGGCGCTCAACGTACCGAGAGCAGCGGCGCGGAGCTGGGCAGGCGTCACGGTCATGCCCTGAGTGTAGCGGTTGATTTTCGCCCCGAGCAGAACATCCGCTCCACCTGCCCTATCCTCCCCGGCTGGACATCGGCCCCCACTGCACCGTATACTCGTGAGCGCTGTCTGCTGTAAGGGCAGGCTTGACCAGCGAGCCGCAGTGACCCGGACCGCCGCCGTTTTCCCGCCGCACTCTGTGACGGGTTGATGGCTGCCCCGACGCTGGAAGCCGCTGGGAGTTCGGTCTACTGGCTCCCGCTTTACCCCAAAAGAAAGAGCGGCGCACAGTCCCCGGACGAAAAGGAGAAGGCACATGGCGAAAGACGGACCGCGCATGATCATCAAGATGGAAAGCACCGCTGGCACGGGCTTTTACTACACCACCACCAAGAACCGCCGCAACACCCAGGCCAAGCTGGAACTCAAGAAGTACGACCCGGTGGCCAAGAAGCATGTGCCCTTCAAGGAGAAAAAAGTCTGAGGACTGCCGCGCTTCTCCGGCCAGGTCGCAAGCCGCGCCGGGAGCGGCAGCCCAGTGTTTTCTTTTTCGCCCTTCTTTGAGGTGAGGTCATGAACATCGTGCAGTATTTCAAAGACGCCCAGGGCGAGCTCTCACGGGTCACCTGGCCGACGCGGGAACAGGTCTTCGAGGGCAGTCAGGCGGTACTGATCTTTTTGGTCGGCCTGGTCCTGATCATCTTCGTTCTCGATAAGGTCTTCGGCGCTCTGATGCGACTGGTGTTGCCGTGAGTATCGAGTGGTACGCCGTTCACACCTACATTGGCCAGGAAGAACGGGTCGAGAAGACCCTGATGGACCGCGCCCGCAAGCTCGGCATGCAGGGCACCAAGATCTTCCAGGTGTTGCAGCCCAGCGAGAAGGCTGTGGAACTGCGTGACGGCGGCAAGAAAGAAACCGTCGAGCGCCTACTGTTTCCCGGCTACGTGTTCGTGCAGATGGATATCGAGGACGACGACGCGCCCGGCGAACTCGGCGAGAGCTGGGAAACGGTGCGCAACACCCCCGGCGTGACCGGTTTCGTCGGCACCACCACGTACCCGGTGCCGCTCTCGCAGGGCGAGGTGGAGCGCCTGCTGGTCTCGGTGGGCGTGACCCAGCAAGCCGAGGTGGCCGCCGCGCCGCGCGTCAAGGCCGATTTCAAGGCAGGCGACATGGTGCGCGTCACGGCAGGTCCGTTCGCCGATTTCAGCGGCGTGGTCAGCGAGGTCAATTTGAGCCAGGCCAAGGTCAAAGTGCTGGTCAGCATCTTCGGGCGCGAAACGCCAGTCGAGCTGGACTTCTCGCAGATCAGTAAGTAAAATTAAAAAGTTGCTGCCGCGTTTTTCGCACGGTGAGCCGCTTAGCGCCAGCACCCCAACCACGCCCAGGCCGCTTCTCAATGAGTGACAGGTCCGTGCGGGGGAGCTAAGGAGAGAACATGAAGAAAGTTACCGGCATCGTGAAGTTGCAGCTTCCGGCAGGCAAGGCCACCCCGGCCCCCCCTGTCGGCCCCGCGCTGGGTCAGTACGGCGCGAACATCATGCAGTTCACCAAGGAATTCAACGCACTGACCGCCGACAAGGGTGACGCCATCATCCCGGTGGAGATCACTATTTTCGCCGACCGCAGCTTCACCTTCATCACCAAGACCCCGCCGATGAGCTACCTGATCCGCAAGGCCGCCGGTCTGCAAAAAGGCAGCCCCACGCCCAACAAGACCAAGGTCGGCAAGCTCAACTGGGATCAGGTTCTGGAAATCGCCAAGACCAAGATGCCCGACCTCAACGCGGGCAGCGTGGAAGCCGCCGCCAACACCGTCGCGGGCACCGCGCGCAGCATGGGCGTCACCATCGAGGGAGGCCCCAATGCCTAAGCACGGCAAGCGCTACAACGCGCTCATCAGCAAAGTGGACCGCAACAAGCTCTACAGCATGGACGAGGCCGCCGCGCTGGTCAAGGAACTGGCCACGGCCAAGTTCGACGAGACGGTGGAAGTTCACTTTCGCCTCGGCATCGACCCTCGCAAGAGTGACCAGAACGTGCGCGGCACGGTGGCACTACCGCACGGCACGGGCCGCAGCGTGCGCGTGGCTGTGATCGCCAAGGGCGAGAACGTGGCTGCTGCCGAAGCTGCCGGAGCCGATGTGGTGGGCAGCGAGGACCTGATCGAGCGTATCTTGGGCGGCTTCATGGACTTCGACGCTGTGGTCGCCACCCCCGACATGATGGCCCAGGTCGGTCAGAAGCTGGCCCGCCTGCTGGGGCCGCGTGGCCTGCTGCCCAACCCCAAGAGCGGCACCGTCGGTCCCGACGTGGTCGGCATGGTGAAAAGCCTCAAGGCCGGGCGCATTGAGTTCCGCAATGACAAGACCGGTGTGGTGCACGCCCCCATCGGCAAGGCGAGCTTCGAGAACGGCAACCTCAGCGAGAACTATCAGGCCCTGCTGAGCGCCCTCGAGGGAGCCAAGCCCGCCAGTGCCAAGGGCGTCTACCTGCGCACTGCCTACCTCACCAGCACCATGGGGCCGAGCATTCCCCTGACGCTGAGTGGCCAGACGCAGTAATACAGACACAGTCATCCAGATTCAGCTTTCTTCCGGGGAAGGCCAGCGCTTCACTCCGTCTTCCCCGTCCTAATCTCAGCACCCCGGTGCATTCAGGCACCTTCGTTCGCGGCACCGTAGACAGCGGGTACCTTTGCCAAGGTTGACAACCCCATAAGGTTTAAACTCCACCCGCCGAGCTGTTCGGAACGCGCCTCACGCGCACCGGACTCGACGCTTCAAGTTTCACTTCAAAGCGTTTTTCGTTTCAAGAAGGAGGTTCGCAAGTATGCCGAACCAACGCAACCAAGACATTCTGGCCACGCTGAAGGCGTCCCTGGAAGGCATCGAAACCTTTTTCGTTGTCGATTACCAGGGCCTGAACGCCGGGCAGCTGGGCGCGCTGCGTAAGCAGGTCGTCGAGAAGGGTGGGCGCATTATTGTGGCCA
This portion of the Deinococcus rubellus genome encodes:
- a CDS encoding S41 family peptidase → MNLHETSTVKRKYMSNKRTLVTFGVMAALVISAAAFAQTPLSFGLSTLNLIESRALMSGNVDWEAQRMELIRNAAKLKSDQDVLPYLGEMLLRLNDNHSFYILGDRKLNLYQLAVLYKLKVDSLGVVTGLGQRFPTELKIGDRILEFTTDSGVNLTLQRTGKPLQITLPSLLDRSSGFSVEDENGVAYLKVPNQIGNQTQEDYYESGISALEDHGEACAWVVDLRDNNGGNLYQLIAALSPLLPNGKLLALEEKKGQPIMISIDASGINFGKDRVIALRSRTQAPNASTIAMIVNKNTKSAAEMMAMIFKKLHYRVYGEPTFGAVGYQTTIPLRKDIALQLVTGGALDESGKLQEGAVVPDEDDASLQSVLVKMKQRGSCQK
- a CDS encoding DNA glycosylase AlkZ-like family protein — its product is MTVTPAQLRAAALGTLSAQPDIQTALSEMGFVQADPIRAPARAQDLTLMQRVAGYRAGDLERLYPVLDVEEDMLPNYGFVPRSVQAALHPREVAPLHIEGHAPGLSAEVLAFVQAHPGGEIHPREVQRHFGAARVGNAWGGQSSASTRALDGLHYQGRLRVTRRVGGVRLYGPATHLDDLRSAPQAEAERTRAVVRLLARLYGPLPQASLRYLLSLSGYGLPHLKAELRVALQAALKEELVSATVDGVKYVWAEETLLEDAPTPSGVRIVGPFDPLVWDRRRFAHLHGWAYKFEAYTPPAKRVMGYYALPLFWNEKAVGWANLKVEQGQLVSDLGCMPGVRQTAALRKGIAAELERYGRFLQLEG
- the nusG gene encoding transcription termination/antitermination protein NusG, yielding MSIEWYAVHTYIGQEERVEKTLMDRARKLGMQGTKIFQVLQPSEKAVELRDGGKKETVERLLFPGYVFVQMDIEDDDAPGELGESWETVRNTPGVTGFVGTTTYPVPLSQGEVERLLVSVGVTQQAEVAAAPRVKADFKAGDMVRVTAGPFADFSGVVSEVNLSQAKVKVLVSIFGRETPVELDFSQISK
- the fni gene encoding type 2 isopentenyl-diphosphate Delta-isomerase, with amino-acid sequence MPLPTQPHASAESAAETVQGRKLRHIEACLRPESQYQTVTTGLEGVRWPYCALPELDLDAVDLSTQFLGKALSAPVLIGAMTGGARQSGRINRNLALAAQRLGLGLMLGSQRVMLEDPSALSSFQVRPHAPDILLIGNLGAAQLLKGYGAAEITRAIELIGADALAIHVNPLQEALQHGGDTHWAGLAARLGEVVPGVPYPLLLKEVGHGLSAGVARTVAAAGFAALDVAGAGGTSWARVEALVRYGEVRSPDLCEIGLPTAQALREVRAAVPQMPLIASGGIRTGLDAAKALLLGAQAVAVARPLLAPALESAEAVEAWLEQFIHELRVALFVGGFADVAAAQR
- the rplA gene encoding 50S ribosomal protein L1 translates to MPKHGKRYNALISKVDRNKLYSMDEAAALVKELATAKFDETVEVHFRLGIDPRKSDQNVRGTVALPHGTGRSVRVAVIAKGENVAAAEAAGADVVGSEDLIERILGGFMDFDAVVATPDMMAQVGQKLARLLGPRGLLPNPKSGTVGPDVVGMVKSLKAGRIEFRNDKTGVVHAPIGKASFENGNLSENYQALLSALEGAKPASAKGVYLRTAYLTSTMGPSIPLTLSGQTQ
- a CDS encoding GNAT family N-acetyltransferase, which gives rise to MNSLTFTLEPASAETLADLLALLTDRVKAAAGLRDLEERLAGGKLALAQTLILRSERGVEGSIILPDHPRIPLIPTYRADTPPDAVTTLARALRERAAPQQQLLLTNACAPLEPAPLEVAGWQLDSQYMTYATDLSAHPAPPDALAQAVDADRPDIRALLERLGRAEWSFKEDWTLIALPDASGSMAALGAVGPSGRPDWASIDLIGVQPQARGQGLGTRLHAHLLGLAAQEFAHHGGGTGADNQAMRRIFAKSGSRHTDTQMYFKLAEN
- the secE gene encoding preprotein translocase subunit SecE → MNIVQYFKDAQGELSRVTWPTREQVFEGSQAVLIFLVGLVLIIFVLDKVFGALMRLVLP
- the rplK gene encoding 50S ribosomal protein L11; this translates as MKKVTGIVKLQLPAGKATPAPPVGPALGQYGANIMQFTKEFNALTADKGDAIIPVEITIFADRSFTFITKTPPMSYLIRKAAGLQKGSPTPNKTKVGKLNWDQVLEIAKTKMPDLNAGSVEAAANTVAGTARSMGVTIEGGPNA
- the rpmG gene encoding 50S ribosomal protein L33, with protein sequence MAKDGPRMIIKMESTAGTGFYYTTTKNRRNTQAKLELKKYDPVAKKHVPFKEKKV